A segment of the Streptomyces sp. NBC_01235 genome:
GGAGGTGGGCGACTCCTCAACCCACCGAGTCGGGCGGGCCGGTGGGCCAACACCCGGGGTGCAGGGGACGAAGTCCCCGCCCCGGAGGACCGGGGCGAAGCCCCGGAGGCCGGGGGACTCCTCAACCCACCGAGTCGGGCGGGCCGGTGGGGCAGGGGGCTACAAAAACGCCAGGTCCACGAGCCAGAACGCGCACGCCGCGACCACCCCAGCCGCCGGCATCGTGATGAACCACCCAAGGATGATGTTCTTCGCGACTCCCCACCTCACGGCGTTGACCCGCTTCGTCGCCCCCACACCCATGATCGCCGACGTGATCACATGCGTCGTGGAGATCGGCGCCTTGAACAGGAACGCCGTCGTGAACATGATCGACGCCCCGGTCGTCTCCGCCGCGAACCCCTGCGGCGGATCAAGCTCAATGATCTTCCGCCCGAGGGTCCGCATGATGCGCCACCCACCCGCATACGTCCCCAGCGACAACATCACCGCACAAGCGATCTTCACCCACACCGGAATCGGGTCGTCGGCACCCTGGACATCCCCGATGACCAACGCCATCACCACGATGCCCATCGTCTTCTGCGCGTCCTGCAGACCGTGCCCCAGCGCCATACCCGCCGCGGAAACGGTCTGGGCTATCCGAAAGCCCCGCTTCGCCTTGTGCGGATTGGCCCGCCGGAACATCCACAAAATAGCCGTCATCACCAGATAACCGATGATAAGTCCCACCACCGGCGAGACGAACATCGGAATGACGACCTTGTCCAGCACCCCGGACCAGATGACCTCCGTGCCCCCGGCGAGCGCGGCGCCCACCATCCCCCCGAACAGCGCGTGCGAGGACGACGACGGCAACCCGAAGTACCACGTGACGAGATTCCAGACGATCGCCCCGATCAACGCGGCGAACAGGATCCCCATCCCCTTCGACCCGTCGGGAGTCTCGATCAGCCCCTTGCTGACGGTGTGCGCGACGCCACTCCCCAGAAAGGCGCCGGCGAGGTTCATCACAGCGGCCATGGCCAGCGCAGCGCGCGGCGTCAGCGCCCGAGTCGAAACCGACGTGGCAATGGCGTTCGCCGAGTCGTGAAAGCCGTTCGTATAAGTGAATCCGAGCGCGACGCCAATGGTCACGACCAGAGCAAAGGTGTCCATGAAGTACTCAGGACTCCTTGACCGCGATGGTCTCCACCGTGTTGGCCACGTGCTCGAAGGCGTCGGCGGCCTCCTCCAGCACATCCACGATCTGCTTCAGCTTGAGCACCTCGATGGCCTCGTACTTGCCGCTGAACAGATGCGCCAGCAGCTTCCGGTGGATCTGGTCGGCCTGGTTCTCGAGCCGGTTGACCTCGATCCAGTACTCGGTGAGGTTCTCCATGGTCCGCAGGTTCGGCATGGCCTCGGCCGTCAGCTCCGCCGCCCGTGCCAGCACCTCGATCTGCTGCTCGACCCCCTTGGGCAGCTCCTCCACGTTGTAGAGGACGACCAGGTCGACGGCCTCCTCCATGAAGTCCATGATGTCGTCGAGGGAGGACGCGAGGTTGTAGATGTCCTCACGGTCGAAGGGCGTGATGAACGAGGAGTTCAGCTGGTGGAAGATCGCGTGCGTGGCATCGTCACCCGCGTGTTCGGCGGCCCGCATACGCTCTGCGATCTCGGCCCGGCTGGCGGGGTCCGCCCCGAGCAGTTCCATCAGGAGTTTCGAGCCCGTGACGATGTTGTCCGCGGATGCGGCGAACATGTCGTAGAAGCTCGTCTCCCTGGGGGTCAGACGAAAGCGCACGTGGGGTCCTCAAGATGCATCGGTTTCGGTCAGGCTGATGCTAGGCGCATCATCCGGCCACGGCTAATGGGCCGTCCCCCAGTGTCGCCCATCAGCCAGAGCGTCCGGCAGGGGGGCGACCGGCGAAGTCCCTGCCGGGGCCGTATACCCGCCAAAGTTCGGTACCATATACCCAGTAGGGGTATATGTCGGGAGCTGGAGCGCTGGAGGACAAGATGACGACCACCGAGGCCGGCGCGCAAGCCCCCGCCCCCGACCCCTCGGCCGAACCGGACCACACTCCCGGAACGGGAACGGTCCACGGCTACCACAAGCAGAAGGACGAGCACCTCAAGCGCCTGCGCCGCATCGAGGGCCAGATCCGCGGCCTGCAACGCATGGTCGACGAGGACACCTACTGCATCGACATACTCACCCAGGTGTCCGCCTCCACCAAGGCCCTGCAGTCCTTCGCGCTGCAACTCCTGGAGGAACACCTGCGCCACTGCGTCGCCGACGCGGCCGTCAAGGGCGGCGCCGAGATCGACGCGAAGGTGGAGGAAGCGACCAAGGCGATCGGCCGCCTACTGCGTACCTGACCCGCCGGAGCCGGGTGAGCCGGAGCCGGAACCACCACGCGCCGGCCGCTCCTCGGCCCGTTCCTCGCCCACCCGCAGCACCTGATCGATGCTCTCCAGACTGAGTCGTTCCTCCCCGGCCGCCGAGGCCGCGATGATCAGCTCCCCGCACAGCTCTATCTCGGCGAGGGCCACGTGGTCCTGAACTGCCGTACCGCCGCCCGGAGCCACGCGCATCACCTCGTCTCTGCCGTCACCGGCTTCCTAGAGTAGGGAGCGCTATACACCGCGCGCATGGCACGGACGGGCTAGTCCTTGTGCCTACCCTGTGGCTGAATCTGTCCGTTCGGAGTGACTTCACTCCTGCGCGATCCGCCCCGCGTAGATGTCCCCGGCGGCCGGCAGCCGCACGTCGACAGGCGCCCCGAAGTCGTACAACAAGGTCGTGGAGGCGACGGCGACAGCCTCCTTCTGCTGCCCGTTGACGAAACTGAACCGGTGCCGGACCTTCCGGATGCGCCCATCATCGTCGAGGTAGACGTCGAAGGGCACCCGAACCGTGGCGAACCCTTTCGCCGCCGCCCGCAGCGCGTCCCGTCCCTCCGCGGACGCGTCCTCGGCGGCCACCGCCAGATCGGCGGTCCCGCGATAGTGCCGCACCGCCGTCCCGGCCACCTCGGTCCTCCCGACGTACGTCGCCGTACGCGTCCCCCGCAGCACCTCGGCGGCGGCGAACGGATCGGTGGCCCCGCCGGTCACCAGGTTCCCGTCGGACAGGGTCGCCGTCTCCACCCGCACCCACTTGTCGTCCGGCACCCCGGCACCCCGGTTCTTCATGAACAGGGCGCCGGGCGCGAGGAGTTCGGTGATCGGCCGGTGCTCACTGGTCCCGGCCGGATCCTGCGGCAACAGCACCTTCAACTCCCCGCGCTGCTTGCGGTAGTCGTAGACCCCCTGGCCCCGGATGGTCACCCGGGTCCCGCCGGTGGCCATCTCCATCGACGTACGGGCCTTCGACGTGCCCGCCTCGACGAGGGTGTCGGCGGCCCGGTGCAACGTCGCCACGGGATCGGCCGCCCGGCCGTCCTCGGCGGCGGCACCGCCCCCGGAACACCCGGCGGCACACGCACAGATCCCCGCCACGACCCCCGAAAGGACCGCCGCACCCACTCGCCTGCGCTGCCGCTCCGCCATGGCCTGTCTACCCCCAGCCGGTACGTCCGTCACGGGCCCCGTGTCGTTCCGCTTAACGACGGGTGGGTGCCCCCGTCACGCGGGACAGAAGGCTTGCGACCGCCATACGGGTCCTTTACCGAACCTGGGTAGCGTTGTCTGCGTGACGCAGCAGGACGGCTCGGATCATCCCCGCGACGAGGGGGACCACAGCACCATGACCGTCGAACAGGGCCGCTTCTGCCTGGCCCGCTGCACCTGCGGCTGGCGCGGCCCGGCCCGCAGAGCGAGAAGCATGGCCAGAACGGACGCGGAGAGCCACATTCGCGGCTGACCGGCTGATGTCACGGACGTCACCGTTCCGTCACCGCCGACCCTCGGCGGAACCCGTGGTCCCATGACCCCGTCTCGCTCCATGAAGCCGACGGCGGTCGAGGGAAGGCGCAACACCATGGAACGGCGTACGTTCATCGCAGGCGGCACGGCAGCGGTCACGGCGGCAATGACCGCGTGCAAGGCGACCGGGGGCAGCGCGAGCGACTCCTCGGCCACCGGGCAGACCGGCACCAACAGTTCCCTCAGCAACACCAGCGCCGCCGCCCCCGCCAACTGGACCGCGCTGGCCCGCGACCTGGACGGCACCCTGGTCCGCCCCGGCGACGCCTCCTGGGCCACGGCCCATCAGCTCTACAACACCCGCTTCGACAGCCTGAAGCCGGCGGCGGTGGCCTACGTCGCCCACTCCGACGACATCCGCACGGCTCTGGCGTACGCCCGCGCCCACAAGGCCAAGGTCGCGATCCGCAACGGCGGCCACTCCTACGGCGGCTGGTCCTCCGGCAACGGCCGCCTGATCATCGACGTCTCCAAGCTGAACCGGGTCCGGGCGAGCGGCACTACGGCCGTGGTCGGCGCGGGCTCCAAGCTGATCGACGTCTACCGGGCGCTCACCGCGAAGGGCGTGACGATCCCGGCGGGCTCCTGCCCGACGGTCGGCGTCTCCGGTCTGGTCCTCGGCGGCGGTCACGGAGTCGTCTCCCGCGCCTATGGCCTGACCTGCGACAGCCTCACCCAGGCCACGATCATCACCGCGGACGGCAAGCAGCTCACCGCCAACGCGACGACGAACAAGGACCTGTTCTGGGCGCTGCGCGGCGCCGGCAACGGCAACTTCGGCATCGTCACGGAGCTGCAGTTCAAGACCCACCCAGCGCCCCAGGCGGTGACGGGCTACCTCACCTGGCCCTGGGCGAAGGCGGCCGCGGTGATAAAGGCCTGGCAGGAGTGGGGTCCGTCGCAGCCCGACGAGATCTGGTCCTCCCTCCACCTGGAGAACGGCAGCGGCACCCCCTCCATCTCGGTGGCCGCGTTCTGCATCGGCACCTACGGCCAGCTCCAGAACGCCGTGGACCGGCTCGCGGACCGGGTGGGCGCCCCCGCGACCAGCGTCTCCCTGCGCCGCCGTACGTACGAGGCGGCGATGGAGATCTACGCCGGCTGCTCGTCGTTCTCCTCCGACGCCCAGTGCCACCTGCCGGGCTCGACGCCGGGCCGCTCCCCGCAGGGCGCGCTGCGCCGGGAGACCTACGCGGCGCGCTCGGACTTCTTCGACCACTCGCTCTCGGCGGCGGGCATCCAGACGCTGCTGAAGCAGATCAAGTCGGTCCAGGGCGGCTCGGGCAGCATCGCGCTGACGGCGTTGGGCGGCGCGGTGAACCGCGTGTCTCCCACGGCCACGGCGTTCGTCCACCGCCGCTCGCGGATGCTGGCGCAGTACATCGCGTCGTGGCGGGCGGGCGCGACGGGGACGGCGGCGCAGTCGTGGCTGAATACCGCCCACAAGGCGATGTCGCCGTACGCCTCGGGCGCGGCGTACCAGAACTACGCGGACCCGACCCTGACGAACTGGCGCAAGGCGTACTACGGCGAAGCGCTCCCGCGCCTGACGCGGCTGAAGAAGCAGTACGACCCGAACGGCTTCTTCACGTACCCGCAGGCACTCTGACCGTTCCTGTGGACGGAGCGGGAGTGAGCCCGTTCAGCCGCACGCCCCGAACGGTCTTGGGCGCACTGGTCCCCGGTGTACTCAACCCCGGGGCGGCGGCACGCATCCTGTGCGTGATCCGATCCCGGGAGGCCAGTTCCCTGCGCGACCTGGCCACATAGGCACCGCCAGAAGCGACGAGGAGGCCCTGAACCATCACACCGGTGGAGCAGGGGCCCCGCACGCTGACACCGCGCCTCGCGTCCCAGATCGCACAGCCACGCCAACCCGGACGGCCCAGGGCACTGCAAGCCCAGGAGCCGACCATCACCCGATCGAGCTAAACCGCCCTCATGTGTGTTCCTCGGTAAGCAGTCACCTACCCCGAAGGCTCCTGCCAAAGGCAAAGGCCCAAGGCTCAAGGGCTAAGCCGCGAGGTCCCGCTCCTCCGCGGCGATCTCGCTGCGCGCACCCGTGATGAGCCCGTCCCGACCCCCGATGCGAGCGGCGCGGCTGCGCACGATCCACCCGACCCGGGGTGACCGGTCCACGGCCTTCAGCACGGGAGTGAGCAGCATGGAGGCGACGGGCGACAGCAGCAGGGCCACGGCGGTCCCGAGCGCGAACCCACCGACGACGTCCGTCGGATAGTGCACGCCCATGTAGACCCGGCAGAACCCTTCGAGCAGGGCGATCCCTATCCCCGCGAGCCCGAACTTCCGGTTGGCGACGAACAGCCCGACGGCCATGGCCATCGTGAGGGTGGCGTGGTCGCTCACGAAGGAGTAGTCGGTCTTGCCGGAGACGAGAACCTCCAGCCCCTGATGGTCGCGGAAGGGCCGCGGCCGCTCCACGAACCCCCGTATGGGCACGTTCACCAGCACGGCCATCGCGGCGGCGAGCGGCGCCCACACGAGAGCGGCGACAGAGGAAGCGGCTTCCTCGGCCCCACCGGGCCGCCGGCGCACCCCCCACCAGCACCACAGGATCAACAGCACCATGGCGAGCAGCAGCCCGTACTCGCCCACGAACTCGACGGCGCGGTCGAGCCAGTGCGGGGCGTCCTTGGCGAGGCCGTTGATGTCATAGAGCAGGTCGACGTCGGGGTTCGACCCGGATTCGGCGAGTCCAGCCATGGTGCTGCGGCCCCTTCGTCGTGTGCTGCCCGGCGCACCTCACATGCGCCCGCCTCAACAGGAACGCACGGCCCCGGTTGATACGTTCCACTCTCCACTGAATGATCACTCAGACGTTATCGAAGAGAGACAGATCCCCGCAGCTCAGAGGCCGGGTTCCGGCCCGCCTCAGACCGTCGTGGGGAGCGCTTTCGCGCCATCTTCGGTGACGCGGGTGGCCCCGAAGTACTCGGCCGTGTCGATGGGGTCGAACCGGATGACGGCCCCCGTGTAGGGCGCGTCGATCATGTAGCCGCCCCCGACGTAGATCCCCACGTGGTGGATGGCCCGCGAGTTGCTCAGGTCGGTCGAGAAGAACACCAGGTCCCCCGGCAGCAGCTCGCTCCGCTTGGGGTGCGGCCCGGCGTTGTACTGGTCGTTGGCGACCCGGGGCAGCGTGATCCCGACGCTCTCGTAGGAGGCCTTGGTCAGCCCGGAGCAGTCGAACCGTCCTCCCTGGTCAGCGGTTCCGTTCCCGCCCCAGAGGTAGGGCGTGCCGAGCTTCTTCTGGGCGTAGTAGATGGCCCCGGCGGCCTGCTTGGAAGGGTCGACACGGGATACGGGGGCGGCGAAGCTCTCCGCCAGTGTGCGGATTGTCTTGACGTAGTTCTGCGTCTCCCGGATCGCCGGAACCCCGCCCGCCCTGATGACCCGGTCGGGGCCCGCGTTGTAGGCCGCGAGCATGTTGTCGGTGATGTCGCCCGGCACGGTCTTGACGTACTTGGCGAGATCGCAGTCGTACGAGGCTGCCGACGGAATCGCGTCATTCGGATCCCAGATGTCGCGGTCGCCGTCCCCGTCGCCGTCGACACCGTGCGTGGCCCAGGTGCTGGGGATGAACTGTGCGATGCCGCGTGCGTCGGCGGGACTCACGACGTCCGGGTCAAAACCGCTCTCCTGGTACAACTGGGCGGCCAGCAGGGCGGGATTGATGGCGGAGCAGAGGTTGCCCCACTTCTGCACGAGCGTGCTGTACGCCGCCGGCACGGCCCCCTTGGCCAGCCCGACGCTTCCCGCGCCGACGCCGTTGACCAGGTTCCCGGACACGACGTACACCCCGACGACGAGCAGCATCACGAAGCTCAGCCCGAGCCCGACCGCGGCCCCGCTGACCACCCAAACTTTTCGCACACCTCAACCCTCCCCCACCGCAGCCCTGTTTACGGGTCTTTTCCGAACCTGTCCGTGTCGTATGCGCTACTTCGAGACGAACCCGTCGCAGGCAACGCTCGCGTACTTCTTGGCACCTTGGACGTGGAGGTAAAGCACCGTCCAGTCACCGGGGTCGTTCGCCACGGATATGGCGTCTCCGGCCTCCTTGCCCCGCACGATCTGCCGGAAGTCGTCCGGGTATGTCAGATACGTCCACTCGATGCCGGCTGTGGCAGGCTTGCTGGTGTACCCCAGGTCCAGGTTCTGTTGGAGCCCGCCCTCGAAGGGCTTGCCCGTGTCCGAGTCGATCTCGTGCGGCGGCTTCACGGCAACGGAGACGTAGTACGGCGTGGAGGCTGCGAACTTGAGCCGGAATCCGATGCGGCCCTTGCCGGAGCTGTAGGGGGCGTTGGTATCTGCCGCCGAAACCGACCACTCGAACTGCGGGTTCCGCTCCTCCGTCGGCAGATTGCAGGCCCCCTGCCCGTCCCCTGACGTTGTGTCGGCCTCCCAGTAGTCACGGGACGGGTTCGTCTGCTCGACGTAGGTCGGCGGCTTCAGCTCCGACTCGTCGCCGCCCGCGGTGGTGGCCGCCGCCGGGATGGTTCCCGGTCCTGCCGTACCGTCGGTGCCCTTGCCGGTGCCGTCGTCCCCGCCCGGAAGGAAGGTGAGAGCGGCGACGGCTCCCACCGCCACGACCACGCCCGCGGCCCCGGCGATCAGCCACGACTTCCTGTGCGGCCGGGTGGCCGGGGTCGGCTGGGTGACCTGGGTGGGCGTGTAGCCGTAGCCGTGCGGGGCTTGCGGGGCAACCGTCGGCAAGTCGTGCACGCCGCCCGGGGTGTTGGCCGGCGGGGTGACCGGCATCGCGGGCACAGCCGTCGGCGTCGCGGGAACCGCCTCGCCCAACGCGGCGAGTCCTCCGTAGAACGGGTCCTCGACGAGCGCGGTCCGCACCCCGCACCACGCGATCACCTCACCGAGCCCGGGCCGTGCCGCGGGGTCCTTGGCCACGCACGCCTCGACGAGCGCGGCCAGCCCCGCGTCGACACCCACGAGATCGATCGGCTCGTGAACGGCGCGGTAGCTGACTCCCGCAGGCTCCCCGTGCCCGAAGGGCGGCCGACCGGTCGCCGCGTAGGCCAGGGTCGCGCCGAGGGCGAAGACATCGGCGGCGGGCCCGACCTCGTTGCGCAACAGCACCTCGGGGGCGGTGAAGCCAGGCGTGCCGGGCGCAAATCCCGCCTCGGTGAGCGCCGTTTGCGCCGTGGTCCGCGCTATTCCGAAGTCGATGAGCTGCGGCCCCTGTGCCGCGAGGATCACGTTCTGCGGCTTGAGGTCCCGATGCGTGACCCCGTACGCGTGCACCGCCGCGAGCCCTTCGGCGAGGGCCGCGAGCAGCCCTCGGCACGTCTCCACGGGCAGCGGTCCCCTCTGGGACACGGCGCTGCTCAGCGTGGGTCCAGGGACGTACTCGGTGGCCAGCCAGTACGGCGCCGCGTCCAGCGAGGCATCGATCAGATTCGCCGTGTACGCACTCCGCACCGCCCGGACCGTCTCCACCTCCCGCCGGAACCGCGCCAGCGCCTCGGGGTGGTCGACGATCTCGTCACGGATCACCTTGAGTGCGACCAGCCGCCCACCGGGCGACCGCCCGAGATAGACCTGTCCCATACCCCCCGCACCCAGCCGGGCGAGCAACGTGTACGCGCCAATCCGCGCGGGGTCTCGATCCTTCAGTGCGTCCACTGAACTGACCATGCCATATCGATCAGTTCGGAAGACGCCACCCGGCACAGCGCTGGTCGTCCGGTCCGACAACCGAGCCGCTGGCGCCGCTCCGGCACCGCACGGTCAACGGCAGCCCCGGACTGCGCCAAGCATCGCCCAACGTTCACCCCCGTCCTCCCCATCCAGGGCCATGATTCGGCAACAGCGGCGACCACTTTCGGACTCGGACATACGTTCCGCACCGTGAACTCCGAGAACACCCCCCACAGAGCCGTCCACCACGCTCCGCCCGCCACCGCCCGCCGCGCGCTTCTGCGCGGTCTGGCCGGCGCGGTGAGCCTGGGCGGCGGCCTCGCCCTCGCGACGACTCCCGCCTCGGCCGCCACTCCGCACACCACCACCCCCCGCCCCGGCACCGCCGAAGAGGCCCTGCGGGAACTGGCGGCAGGCAACCGACGCTGGCGCACCTACTGCGAGCGACACCCGGACGAGACGCCCGCCGTCCGGCAGAGCCTGACGGCAGGTCAGCAGCCGTTCGCCGTCGTCCTCGGCTGCATCGACTCCCGGGTGCCGCCGGAGCTGGTCTTCGACCAGGGTCTCGGCGATCTGATGACCGTCCGCACGGCGGGCGAGGTCCTCGACGAGGCCGTACTCGGCAGCGTGGCCTACGGAGTGCTCGAACTGGGCATACCGCTGGTCATGGTGCTCGGTCACCAGTCGTGCGGCGCGGTGAAGGCGGCCGTCCAGGCGGACCTGACCGGCGAGAAAATGCCCGCCCACATCCAGTACCTGGCCGACCGGATCAGCCCGTCCATAGACCGCACGAAGGAAGGCGACGCCCGCGTCGACTCGACCGTCGACGCCAACATACGGGCCGTCCGCTCAACGCTCGCCGCCGAGCCCGACCTCGCCGCGAGGATAGCCGCCGGCGAGCTGGCCGTCGTCGGCGCCCGCTACGAGCTGACCACCCAGGTCGTCCACAACATCGCGTAACCCCTAGAGGGCCTGCCCTAGATGAATGAGTCCAAGGGGTGTCGTTGCGGTCAGTGATCGTAGGCAGTGAGTGATCGCTTGACAGGCTGTCCAGTTTGGTCGTTGTGCCAGATCGCCGCTGTGAGTGCGAGGATCCGGCACAAGACCCGGGCTGACACCCCTGCCGGGCTCTTGCCGCCGTGTCGTTCCAGGTTGAACCGCCCCTTGAAGGTTTGATTGATCGACTCGATGACCTGCCGCAGCGGTTTGAACAGGTGTGACCCGGCCGGCTCGGCTTCCCCCTTGCGGGCCGGCCGCAGCAACTTCAGGTGACGCTCGGCAAGACCGGGCTCGAACTCGCGGCCGAGCGTGGGCGTGATTCCGCCGGCAGGCCGCCACGGCGCCAGCCTTCAATTCGTCGTCACTCCGGGCATAGAGTGCCGTTGTGAGGGTGTCCAGGTCGTTAGTCACACATCGACGTTGGACGCCTTCGTCTCATGTCCGCAGGTGATCGCTTGGACTCATTCAGGGATCCGGGGCGGTGCCCACTGCGGTGACTATGCGGCGCGGTCATTTCGCAGGGCCTGGATGAGCCAGGGGTACACCGGGATCAGGTTCGGTACCACCTGCCAGCCGTTGACGATCCACACCAGCCGCCAGTACCGGTCCACCCTGGGATCGTGCGCCTCTTCGAACTGCTGCGCCATCCAGTCCCGGAATTCCGTGTCAGGGGTGCGCGCGAACACCCCCGCGAAGCGGTGCACGAGGTCGTCGATGACGGGTGCGACCCTGTTGCTGAGCGGGTCGATGCCCGACTTCCTGGCCTCGGCCACCTTCTGACGGGTGAACTCCATCAGTTCCTCGCCGGCATCGCGCTCGATGCCGAGCGGGCGCCCGGCGGCCTGGCGTACGGCCGTCCGGCGCATCCGGGCACGGAAATCCTCGTCACCGACCAGCTCGGCGATCTCCACCCACGCGGCGACCTGCTCGCCGGTCGGATCATCGGGGAGGTCGGGAGTGGCAGCGCGAACCATGGCCACTGCGGCCAGGTCGGCATCCACTGTGCCGAAGGTGCCATCCACGAAATCGTCGATCAGACGTCGGCGTTCCTCGCCGGACAACTGCGTGAGCCTGTGCATGAGCTTGGTCTCCTCGGGACTGGACCCGCGGCTGGCCACGACTCGCAGAACGCTCCGACGCAGTAGCAGCATCCGGATCTGGACGTCCATGGCGTCGGCGTGCGCCGCGGCGACTTCCGCCACCGAGAGCTCCCGGTCCAG
Coding sequences within it:
- a CDS encoding DUF47 domain-containing protein, whose product is MRFRLTPRETSFYDMFAASADNIVTGSKLLMELLGADPASRAEIAERMRAAEHAGDDATHAIFHQLNSSFITPFDREDIYNLASSLDDIMDFMEEAVDLVVLYNVEELPKGVEQQIEVLARAAELTAEAMPNLRTMENLTEYWIEVNRLENQADQIHRKLLAHLFSGKYEAIEVLKLKQIVDVLEEAADAFEHVANTVETIAVKES
- a CDS encoding serine/threonine-protein kinase, coding for MVSSVDALKDRDPARIGAYTLLARLGAGGMGQVYLGRSPGGRLVALKVIRDEIVDHPEALARFRREVETVRAVRSAYTANLIDASLDAAPYWLATEYVPGPTLSSAVSQRGPLPVETCRGLLAALAEGLAAVHAYGVTHRDLKPQNVILAAQGPQLIDFGIARTTAQTALTEAGFAPGTPGFTAPEVLLRNEVGPAADVFALGATLAYAATGRPPFGHGEPAGVSYRAVHEPIDLVGVDAGLAALVEACVAKDPAARPGLGEVIAWCGVRTALVEDPFYGGLAALGEAVPATPTAVPAMPVTPPANTPGGVHDLPTVAPQAPHGYGYTPTQVTQPTPATRPHRKSWLIAGAAGVVVAVGAVAALTFLPGGDDGTGKGTDGTAGPGTIPAAATTAGGDESELKPPTYVEQTNPSRDYWEADTTSGDGQGACNLPTEERNPQFEWSVSAADTNAPYSSGKGRIGFRLKFAASTPYYVSVAVKPPHEIDSDTGKPFEGGLQQNLDLGYTSKPATAGIEWTYLTYPDDFRQIVRGKEAGDAISVANDPGDWTVLYLHVQGAKKYASVACDGFVSK
- a CDS encoding C40 family peptidase; its protein translation is MLLVVGVYVVSGNLVNGVGAGSVGLAKGAVPAAYSTLVQKWGNLCSAINPALLAAQLYQESGFDPDVVSPADARGIAQFIPSTWATHGVDGDGDGDRDIWDPNDAIPSAASYDCDLAKYVKTVPGDITDNMLAAYNAGPDRVIRAGGVPAIRETQNYVKTIRTLAESFAAPVSRVDPSKQAAGAIYYAQKKLGTPYLWGGNGTADQGGRFDCSGLTKASYESVGITLPRVANDQYNAGPHPKRSELLPGDLVFFSTDLSNSRAIHHVGIYVGGGYMIDAPYTGAVIRFDPIDTAEYFGATRVTEDGAKALPTTV
- a CDS encoding phosphatase PAP2 family protein; amino-acid sequence: MAGLAESGSNPDVDLLYDINGLAKDAPHWLDRAVEFVGEYGLLLAMVLLILWCWWGVRRRPGGAEEAASSVAALVWAPLAAAMAVLVNVPIRGFVERPRPFRDHQGLEVLVSGKTDYSFVSDHATLTMAMAVGLFVANRKFGLAGIGIALLEGFCRVYMGVHYPTDVVGGFALGTAVALLLSPVASMLLTPVLKAVDRSPRVGWIVRSRAARIGGRDGLITGARSEIAAEERDLAA
- a CDS encoding metal-sensitive transcriptional regulator produces the protein MTTTEAGAQAPAPDPSAEPDHTPGTGTVHGYHKQKDEHLKRLRRIEGQIRGLQRMVDEDTYCIDILTQVSASTKALQSFALQLLEEHLRHCVADAAVKGGAEIDAKVEEATKAIGRLLRT
- a CDS encoding carbonic anhydrase: MNSENTPHRAVHHAPPATARRALLRGLAGAVSLGGGLALATTPASAATPHTTTPRPGTAEEALRELAAGNRRWRTYCERHPDETPAVRQSLTAGQQPFAVVLGCIDSRVPPELVFDQGLGDLMTVRTAGEVLDEAVLGSVAYGVLELGIPLVMVLGHQSCGAVKAAVQADLTGEKMPAHIQYLADRISPSIDRTKEGDARVDSTVDANIRAVRSTLAAEPDLAARIAAGELAVVGARYELTTQVVHNIA
- a CDS encoding helix-turn-helix domain-containing protein — its product is MDVTTLYSIGELSRRTGLSVRTIRFYSDSGVVAPTTRSPAGYRLYDLDALLRLELLRTLRELGMDLPTIQRVLDRELSVAEVAAAHADAMDVQIRMLLLRRSVLRVVASRGSSPEETKLMHRLTQLSGEERRRLIDDFVDGTFGTVDADLAAVAMVRAATPDLPDDPTGEQVAAWVEIAELVGDEDFRARMRRTAVRQAAGRPLGIERDAGEELMEFTRQKVAEARKSGIDPLSNRVAPVIDDLVHRFAGVFARTPDTEFRDWMAQQFEEAHDPRVDRYWRLVWIVNGWQVVPNLIPVYPWLIQALRNDRAA
- a CDS encoding inorganic phosphate transporter — encoded protein: MDTFALVVTIGVALGFTYTNGFHDSANAIATSVSTRALTPRAALAMAAVMNLAGAFLGSGVAHTVSKGLIETPDGSKGMGILFAALIGAIVWNLVTWYFGLPSSSSHALFGGMVGAALAGGTEVIWSGVLDKVVIPMFVSPVVGLIIGYLVMTAILWMFRRANPHKAKRGFRIAQTVSAAGMALGHGLQDAQKTMGIVVMALVIGDVQGADDPIPVWVKIACAVMLSLGTYAGGWRIMRTLGRKIIELDPPQGFAAETTGASIMFTTAFLFKAPISTTHVITSAIMGVGATKRVNAVRWGVAKNIILGWFITMPAAGVVAACAFWLVDLAFL
- a CDS encoding FAD-binding oxidoreductase, with protein sequence MERRTFIAGGTAAVTAAMTACKATGGSASDSSATGQTGTNSSLSNTSAAAPANWTALARDLDGTLVRPGDASWATAHQLYNTRFDSLKPAAVAYVAHSDDIRTALAYARAHKAKVAIRNGGHSYGGWSSGNGRLIIDVSKLNRVRASGTTAVVGAGSKLIDVYRALTAKGVTIPAGSCPTVGVSGLVLGGGHGVVSRAYGLTCDSLTQATIITADGKQLTANATTNKDLFWALRGAGNGNFGIVTELQFKTHPAPQAVTGYLTWPWAKAAAVIKAWQEWGPSQPDEIWSSLHLENGSGTPSISVAAFCIGTYGQLQNAVDRLADRVGAPATSVSLRRRTYEAAMEIYAGCSSFSSDAQCHLPGSTPGRSPQGALRRETYAARSDFFDHSLSAAGIQTLLKQIKSVQGGSGSIALTALGGAVNRVSPTATAFVHRRSRMLAQYIASWRAGATGTAAQSWLNTAHKAMSPYASGAAYQNYADPTLTNWRKAYYGEALPRLTRLKKQYDPNGFFTYPQAL